Proteins co-encoded in one Synechococcus elongatus PCC 6301 genomic window:
- the cysW gene encoding sulfate ABC transporter permease subunit CysW, translating into MAPSVFVRSPAVSARPWQAYLLIGIGLAFLTAIVLLPLVVVFWEALREGLAAYWQGIQQPEALHAIRLTLLITAVAIPLNTLFGVAIAWVLVRQSFPGQAIVLALLDLPLSISPVVAGFMLILLYSPQIGWLADLVNRWDLKIVFATPGLVLTVMFVTIPFVAREVFPVLQTLSREDEEAAQSLGATTWQTFWRVTLPMIRPALLYGIILSTARAIGEFGAVSVVSGKIIGSTNTLTLHVERVYLEYQATAAFACASLLAIVALLTLVLQYWIQQQPSSAAKNRQH; encoded by the coding sequence ATGGCTCCCTCTGTCTTCGTGCGATCGCCCGCTGTCTCAGCCCGCCCTTGGCAGGCCTACCTGTTGATTGGCATAGGGCTGGCGTTTCTGACGGCGATTGTCCTGCTGCCCTTAGTCGTCGTGTTCTGGGAAGCGCTACGTGAAGGGTTGGCAGCCTACTGGCAAGGCATCCAGCAACCCGAAGCCCTCCATGCTATTCGCTTGACGCTGCTGATTACCGCAGTCGCAATTCCGCTGAATACCTTATTTGGCGTAGCGATCGCTTGGGTCTTGGTGCGGCAATCCTTTCCAGGTCAGGCGATCGTTCTGGCTTTGTTGGATCTACCGCTCTCCATTTCGCCAGTGGTTGCCGGCTTCATGCTGATTTTGCTCTACAGCCCCCAAATTGGCTGGCTAGCCGATTTGGTCAACCGCTGGGATTTGAAGATTGTCTTCGCCACGCCAGGGCTGGTCTTGACGGTGATGTTCGTGACGATTCCCTTCGTCGCCCGCGAAGTATTTCCTGTTTTGCAAACTCTCAGTCGGGAGGATGAAGAAGCCGCCCAGAGTTTGGGAGCCACGACCTGGCAGACCTTCTGGCGGGTGACCCTGCCTATGATTCGACCGGCTTTGCTCTACGGCATCATCCTCAGCACCGCGCGGGCAATCGGGGAGTTTGGTGCCGTCTCCGTAGTTTCGGGCAAGATTATCGGCTCGACCAATACCCTGACGCTGCACGTCGAGCGGGTCTATCTGGAGTACCAAGCGACGGCTGCCTTTGCCTGCGCTTCTCTCTTGGCGATCGTGGCGCTGCTGACCCTGGTACTCCAGTACTGGATTCAGCAACAGCCCAGCAGCGCTGCCAAGAACCGCCAACACTGA
- the cysT gene encoding sulfate ABC transporter permease subunit CysT, with the protein MAKLSRWETWGSRSLRLAIALYAFGVVGFPLLALLRAAWLQPAENLRNLLTQELAIAAFQLSLTAAFGAAIFNTILGLLLAWILVRYQFPGKRLADALIDLPFALSGVVAGIALFSLYGPNGTIGQFWQPGTFLGQLLTRFGIEDFNFTASQLGVIFAMVYVTLPFVMRTVQPVLAELEPEIEEVAATLGATPSQTFWRVLFPQLIPALVTGFSLALARGLGEYGLVTIISGNLPYKTLVATVYVYQRFEEFDISGATAVSLVLLIVSLLLLAVTNSLGLWFRFSHKY; encoded by the coding sequence ATGGCCAAATTAAGCCGTTGGGAAACCTGGGGCAGTCGGAGTTTGCGGCTGGCGATCGCACTCTACGCATTCGGAGTGGTGGGGTTTCCCCTGCTGGCCTTACTTCGGGCTGCTTGGCTGCAACCCGCTGAGAACCTCCGCAATTTACTCACCCAAGAACTCGCGATCGCGGCTTTTCAGCTTTCCTTAACCGCAGCTTTTGGGGCAGCGATTTTTAACACCATTCTCGGCCTGCTCTTGGCTTGGATTTTGGTGCGCTATCAGTTCCCAGGCAAGCGGCTGGCAGATGCCCTGATCGATCTCCCCTTTGCCCTGTCCGGGGTGGTTGCTGGCATCGCCCTGTTTAGCCTTTACGGCCCTAACGGTACAATCGGCCAATTCTGGCAGCCCGGAACCTTCTTGGGTCAACTGCTGACCCGCTTCGGCATTGAAGACTTCAACTTCACGGCCTCTCAACTCGGCGTGATCTTCGCCATGGTCTACGTGACGCTGCCCTTTGTGATGCGGACGGTGCAGCCCGTCTTAGCGGAGTTAGAGCCCGAGATCGAGGAAGTAGCAGCGACCCTCGGGGCCACCCCTAGCCAGACCTTCTGGCGCGTGCTGTTTCCGCAACTGATTCCCGCTTTGGTAACCGGCTTTAGCTTGGCGCTGGCGCGGGGGTTGGGGGAGTACGGCTTGGTCACGATCATTTCCGGCAACCTGCCCTACAAAACCTTGGTCGCCACGGTCTACGTCTATCAGCGCTTTGAAGAGTTTGATATCAGCGGGGCAACAGCTGTGTCATTGGTGCTGTTGATTGTGTCGCTCTTGCTCCTCGCCGTCACCAACAGCCTGGGGCTCTGGTTCCGTTTCTCCCACAAGTACTGA
- a CDS encoding sulfate ABC transporter substrate-binding protein codes for MKVNRRAVLTLAIFGSLTALPSLLQSQANAQSRPVELTLVSYAVAKPVFEKLIPEFQKEWKAKTGQTVTFKESYGASGAQTRAVLGGLEADILAQNITSNVTPLVEKGLVRSNWNTRLPNSASPATTVMAIIVRPGNPKKIQTWTDLAKPDVSLVSLNPKTSGNARWGILAGYGSVLKAQGATPARNFLFSFAKNIKTQVNSGREATDAFVKNRVGDALINFENEIIVTNEAVPRDFPYVVPSANVRVDFPVTVIDTVVDKRGTRRVAEAFTQFLFTPKAQAIYAEAGYRPFDRQVFQRYAKQFKPVQQLRTIADFGGWPTIDKTLYADGALFDQAQKAAR; via the coding sequence ATGAAAGTTAATCGCCGTGCAGTGCTGACCCTAGCAATTTTCGGGAGTCTGACTGCTTTGCCATCGCTGCTGCAATCTCAAGCAAATGCTCAGTCTCGGCCGGTTGAACTCACGTTAGTGAGCTATGCCGTTGCTAAGCCTGTCTTTGAGAAACTGATTCCTGAATTCCAAAAAGAATGGAAAGCCAAGACGGGGCAGACCGTCACTTTTAAGGAATCCTACGGTGCCTCTGGAGCCCAAACCCGCGCTGTCCTCGGCGGATTAGAGGCCGACATCTTGGCTCAGAACATCACGAGTAATGTCACACCACTGGTCGAGAAGGGTTTAGTTCGCTCCAATTGGAATACCCGCCTCCCCAACAGTGCTTCGCCAGCAACGACAGTCATGGCAATTATCGTGCGGCCGGGCAATCCTAAAAAAATTCAAACCTGGACCGATTTAGCAAAGCCTGACGTCAGCCTTGTTTCGCTCAACCCCAAAACTTCCGGCAATGCGCGCTGGGGAATTTTGGCGGGTTATGGCTCTGTTTTGAAAGCGCAAGGTGCCACCCCAGCTCGCAATTTTCTATTTAGCTTTGCCAAAAATATCAAGACCCAAGTTAATTCTGGGCGCGAAGCAACGGATGCCTTTGTTAAAAATCGCGTTGGAGATGCCCTGATTAATTTTGAGAACGAAATCATTGTGACCAATGAAGCCGTTCCGAGAGATTTTCCCTACGTTGTTCCCTCAGCGAACGTCCGCGTCGACTTCCCGGTCACGGTGATTGATACTGTTGTCGATAAGCGCGGTACGCGGCGCGTGGCTGAGGCTTTTACCCAATTTCTCTTTACCCCCAAAGCCCAAGCCATCTATGCCGAAGCTGGCTATCGCCCTTTTGATCGCCAAGTTTTCCAACGCTACGCCAAGCAATTCAAGCCCGTGCAGCAGTTGCGCACGATCGCAGATTTTGGGGGCTGGCCGACCATCGACAAAACCCTCTACGCCGATGGTGCGCTGTTTGATCAGGCCCAAAAAGCCGCTCGCTAA
- the cysW gene encoding sulfate ABC transporter permease subunit CysW, with amino-acid sequence MVAFVKARRQIAGVKESKSLLPLALIGISLLYVGLIIIIPAANVAVQAFSEGLSGFIKNLGDRNLQEAIRLTLLMGVISVPLNTLFGLAAAFAIARKQFPGKSLLLSVIDLPFSISPVVAGLMIVLLYGRNGWLGPLLESNDIKIIFAWPGMALATIFVSMPFVAREVIPNLEEIGTDAEEAASTLGANGWQTFWRVTLPSIKWSMLYGVVLTTARALGEFGAVSVVSGSITGKTQTLPLFVEEAYKQYQTTLSYTAALLLGGISLVTLVLKALLEARTGRQSRIH; translated from the coding sequence ATGGTTGCTTTCGTCAAAGCCCGTCGCCAAATTGCGGGGGTCAAGGAGTCGAAATCTCTCCTGCCCTTGGCCTTAATTGGCATCTCTCTGCTCTATGTCGGTTTGATCATCATCATTCCGGCAGCCAATGTGGCAGTTCAAGCCTTTAGTGAAGGGCTGAGCGGTTTCATCAAGAACTTGGGCGATCGCAACCTGCAAGAGGCGATTCGACTCACTCTGTTAATGGGCGTGATCAGTGTTCCGCTCAACACCTTGTTTGGCCTAGCAGCTGCTTTTGCGATCGCTCGCAAACAGTTTCCGGGCAAATCACTGCTGTTGAGCGTGATTGACCTGCCATTTTCGATCTCACCGGTCGTTGCTGGTCTGATGATTGTCTTGCTTTACGGCCGCAACGGTTGGTTGGGGCCCCTGCTGGAAAGCAACGATATCAAGATTATTTTTGCTTGGCCCGGCATGGCCCTTGCCACCATTTTTGTCTCCATGCCCTTTGTGGCGCGGGAAGTCATTCCTAACCTCGAAGAAATTGGCACGGATGCTGAAGAGGCCGCCAGTACCCTTGGGGCTAACGGCTGGCAGACCTTTTGGCGGGTCACTCTACCGAGCATTAAGTGGAGCATGCTCTACGGCGTGGTCTTGACCACTGCCCGAGCCCTGGGTGAGTTTGGCGCTGTTTCGGTGGTCTCTGGCAGTATCACCGGCAAAACCCAAACCCTACCGCTGTTTGTTGAAGAAGCCTACAAGCAGTATCAAACGACTCTCTCCTATACAGCAGCATTACTGTTGGGAGGAATTTCCCTCGTCACCTTGGTCTTAAAGGCCCTTTTAGAAGCGCGAACAGGCCGACAAAGTCGAATTCACTAA
- a CDS encoding Crp/Fnr family transcriptional regulator codes for MVREPASTLLPPTSPATPAPHRLLIGRRGMVPTGANVIWKIQSGLVRSSTWGEEGDMISLGLWGPGDLIGRPLSCLDPYELECLTAVEVVAVSDPALESHESLVRSLRYTERLLSITRLRRAEAKLASLLGWIGERFGQPGATGWEIDLRRIPLTHQVIAELSGSTRVTTTRLLGEFRQAGRIHRRDRALIVRYPETLYPPARLSA; via the coding sequence ATGGTTCGCGAACCTGCCTCGACGCTACTACCGCCCACCTCGCCGGCGACTCCCGCTCCCCATCGTCTACTGATCGGGCGGCGGGGCATGGTCCCTACCGGCGCCAACGTCATCTGGAAAATTCAGTCTGGTTTGGTGCGCTCCTCTACTTGGGGAGAAGAAGGTGACATGATCAGCTTGGGTCTGTGGGGGCCGGGAGACCTGATTGGTCGTCCTCTCAGCTGCCTCGATCCCTACGAGCTCGAGTGCTTGACGGCAGTTGAGGTTGTGGCGGTCAGCGACCCAGCCTTGGAAAGCCATGAATCCTTAGTTCGCAGTCTCCGCTACACCGAACGGTTGCTGAGCATCACGCGGCTACGGCGAGCCGAAGCCAAATTGGCTAGTTTGCTGGGTTGGATTGGCGAGCGGTTTGGTCAGCCTGGGGCCACTGGCTGGGAGATTGACTTGCGTCGAATCCCCCTGACCCATCAGGTGATTGCCGAGTTGTCTGGGTCAACCCGTGTCACAACGACCCGTCTCTTGGGAGAATTTCGTCAGGCCGGGCGCATTCACCGGCGCGATCGCGCTTTGATTGTGCGCTACCCCGAGACGCTCTACCCGCCCGCGCGGCTCTCTGCCTAA
- a CDS encoding NIL domain-containing protein, whose amino-acid sequence MATLRIRLQVPKKYRDQPLMGDVLASCQLQFNILAAHLGPNREEDGWFDVMLTGTPEDITAALAVLRDRDIELWSDTEDEF is encoded by the coding sequence ATGGCAACGCTCCGAATTCGACTTCAAGTGCCAAAGAAATATCGCGATCAGCCGTTGATGGGAGATGTGCTGGCGAGCTGTCAACTGCAGTTCAATATCCTCGCGGCGCATCTCGGTCCCAATCGTGAGGAAGACGGCTGGTTTGACGTCATGCTCACCGGGACTCCTGAAGACATTACTGCGGCTCTGGCGGTCTTACGCGATCGCGATATTGAGCTCTGGTCCGACACCGAAGACGAGTTTTAA
- the cysT gene encoding sulfate ABC transporter permease subunit CysT: MSLRLPSLSFTWLTRLSWSWRFTWVYLTLILFIPIIALFLKSASLPLGRIWELATQPVAVAAYEVTFGLSLAAAALNGVFGVIIAWVLTRYDFPGKKLFDSFIDLPFALPTAVAGLTLATVYSDKGWIGQFIAPFGVQIAFTRWGVLLAMVFISLPFVMRTVEPLLLELEVEAEEAAASLGASPSETFWRVILPPILPGVLAGVAQGFSRAVGEFGSVVIISGNLPFDDLIAPVLIFERLEQYDYAGATVIGSVLLLFSLVILFVISALQNWSSRYNG, translated from the coding sequence ATGTCTCTGCGCCTCCCTTCCCTCTCCTTCACTTGGCTGACTCGCTTGAGTTGGTCTTGGCGATTCACGTGGGTGTATCTCACCCTAATCCTGTTCATCCCGATCATCGCCTTGTTCCTCAAGTCGGCTTCCTTGCCGCTGGGAAGGATTTGGGAGTTGGCCACACAGCCGGTTGCCGTAGCGGCCTACGAGGTGACCTTTGGTCTCTCCTTGGCGGCAGCAGCGCTCAACGGTGTGTTTGGCGTAATTATTGCCTGGGTCCTGACCCGTTACGACTTCCCGGGCAAAAAGCTATTTGATAGCTTCATCGATCTCCCCTTTGCCCTGCCGACAGCAGTGGCAGGTCTGACCCTAGCCACGGTCTATAGCGACAAGGGCTGGATTGGGCAGTTCATTGCACCCTTTGGCGTTCAAATTGCCTTCACCCGCTGGGGGGTGTTGCTGGCGATGGTGTTCATCTCTCTGCCCTTTGTGATGCGGACGGTCGAGCCACTGCTGTTGGAACTGGAGGTGGAAGCAGAAGAAGCGGCCGCTTCCCTGGGGGCTAGCCCCAGTGAAACCTTTTGGCGCGTCATCTTACCGCCGATTCTCCCCGGGGTGCTGGCCGGCGTTGCCCAGGGTTTCTCGCGAGCCGTTGGCGAGTTTGGTTCGGTGGTGATCATCTCGGGTAACTTGCCCTTCGATGACTTGATTGCGCCGGTTCTGATTTTCGAACGACTGGAACAGTACGACTACGCGGGCGCCACCGTGATTGGCTCCGTCTTGCTGCTGTTTTCACTGGTGATTCTGTTCGTGATCAGCGCGCTCCAGAACTGGAGCAGCCGTTACAACGGCTAA
- a CDS encoding sulfate ABC transporter substrate-binding protein, producing MKTAWTRRSFLQSAALATATVITIAACGGNNQSSSGGSGQPVEVTLVSYAVTQAAYEQIIPKFAAQWTEKTGQEVRFNQSYGGSGSQTRAVIDGLEADVVALALESDINQIEKAGLIQPGWQQRVPNNGIITNSVVALVTQEGNPKGIKDWTDLTKPGVRIVTANPKTSGGARWNFLGAWGSVTQTGGTEEQALQFTTDIYKNVPILAKDARESTDVFTKGQADVLLNYENELILAQQKGEKVDYAIPPVNINIQGPVAVVDTYTDKHGTRKVSEAFVQFLFTPEAQAEFAKVGFRPALPEGVDPQLLAPFLKIQTWFTVADLGGWAKVQPEFFGGGGWSDKVQQAVAGR from the coding sequence ATGAAGACTGCCTGGACTCGCCGCTCCTTTCTCCAATCTGCTGCTTTGGCCACAGCCACTGTGATCACGATCGCAGCTTGCGGCGGTAACAATCAATCTTCTTCCGGTGGTAGCGGTCAACCCGTTGAAGTCACGCTGGTTTCCTACGCAGTCACCCAAGCGGCCTACGAGCAGATCATTCCCAAATTTGCCGCTCAGTGGACAGAAAAGACCGGCCAAGAGGTGCGGTTTAACCAAAGCTATGGCGGTTCAGGCTCGCAAACCCGCGCGGTTATTGATGGCCTCGAAGCTGATGTTGTCGCGCTTGCCTTAGAATCCGACATCAACCAAATCGAGAAAGCTGGCCTAATTCAGCCTGGCTGGCAACAACGGGTTCCCAATAACGGCATCATCACCAATTCAGTTGTGGCTTTGGTGACCCAAGAAGGCAATCCCAAGGGCATCAAAGATTGGACTGATCTGACCAAGCCCGGCGTTCGGATTGTGACGGCAAATCCTAAAACCTCTGGCGGGGCTCGCTGGAATTTCCTCGGGGCTTGGGGCTCTGTCACTCAGACCGGTGGCACAGAAGAGCAAGCCCTTCAGTTCACGACTGATATCTACAAGAACGTGCCAATCTTGGCCAAAGATGCACGGGAATCGACTGACGTTTTCACCAAGGGGCAAGCTGATGTTTTGCTCAACTATGAAAACGAACTCATTCTGGCTCAACAGAAAGGCGAGAAAGTCGATTACGCGATTCCGCCAGTCAATATCAATATTCAGGGGCCAGTAGCGGTCGTCGATACCTACACGGATAAGCACGGTACTCGCAAAGTGAGCGAGGCCTTTGTGCAGTTCTTGTTCACTCCCGAAGCCCAAGCAGAGTTTGCCAAAGTCGGTTTCCGTCCAGCTCTGCCCGAGGGAGTTGATCCTCAGCTGCTGGCCCCATTTCTGAAGATTCAAACTTGGTTTACCGTCGCAGATTTAGGTGGCTGGGCGAAGGTCCAACCGGAGTTCTTTGGTGGCGGCGGCTGGTCTGACAAGGTCCAGCAGGCGGTCGCCGGCCGCTAG